One Vigna unguiculata cultivar IT97K-499-35 chromosome 7, ASM411807v1, whole genome shotgun sequence genomic region harbors:
- the LOC114191105 gene encoding uncharacterized protein LOC114191105 yields MGLSRNAASQPEIDDAGGDIGFHAIRGGFPFKRNPNHYRHRGSFDRQLPRMSNSSSSNSNSSSRSHLHSRLTRKGLLLWLFPFSKSKSGLYALIIAVVFLFAFASMVMQNSITSVFRQRAERNRYRLEGLRFGTTLRFVPGRVSQGFLSGNGLDRIRSQPRPAVRPPRIALILGHMTIDPQSLMLVTVIRNLQKLGYVFKIFAVGHGKAHSIWESIGGGISRLNTEKQGLIDWSIFEGIIVGSLEAREAMSSLMQEPFCSIPLIWIIQEDSLSSRLPVYEQMGWEHLVSHWRNAFSRASVVVFPDFTYPMLYSGVDTGNLFVIPGSPVDVWAAERYRETHGKDQLRELSGFDKYDMVILVVGSSVFYDELSWDYAVAMHSIGPLLTKYARRNDATESYKFVFLCGNSTDGSDDALQEVASRLGLHKGSVRHYGLNGDVNSVLLMADIILYGSAQEVQGFPPLLIRAMTFEIPVIAPDFPVLKKYIVDGEHGIFFPKQNPEALMTAFSLLISNGRLSKFAKAIGSSGRRLAKNVLSLDCITGYARLLENVLSFPSDALLPGPVSEIQQGSWEWDLLQNEINLGIHWSNVDGEFFNGKVSVVYALELELGGLNYSTSVFENGTEFSEQNELTQLDWDVLREIEISEENEMFETEEVEERMEKDIGVWDNIYRNARKSEKLKFEVNERDVGELERTGQPVCIYEIYNGAGVWPFLHHGSLYRGLSLSRRGQRQSSDDVDAVGRLPLLNDTYYQEILCEMGGMFAIANRVDNIHRRPWIGFQSWRAAGRKVALSRKAEKVLEQRMQENSRGDVIYFWGHLEMDLSIIGKNNAISFWYMCDILNGGNCRTVFQDGFRQMYALPPDVEALPPMPEDGGYWSALHSWVMPTPSFLEFIMFSRMFVDSIDALRRDSSKYGLCLLGSSEIETKHCYCRVLELLINVWAYHSARRMVYINPNTGSTEEQHPIEQRKGFMWVKFFNFSLLKSMDEDLAEAADDGDHPRDMWLWPMTGEVHWHGIYEREREERYRLKMDKKRKTKEKLFERMKYGYKQKSLGR; encoded by the exons ATGGGATTGTCGCGCAACGCGGCGTCGCAGCCGGAGATCGATGACGCCGGTGGTGACATTGGATTCCACGCGATCCGCGGCGGATTCCCCTTCAAGAGAAACCCTAACCACTACCGGCACCGGGGGTCGTTCGATCGGCAATTGCCGCGGAtgagcaacagcagcagcagcaacagCAACAGCAGCAGCCGATCTCACCTGCACAGCCGCCTCACGCGCAAGGGCTTGTTGCTGTGGCTCTTCCCGTTCTCCAAGTCCAAGTCCGGATTGTATGCCCTCATTATCGCCGTCGTCTTCCTCTTCGCGTTCGCCTCCATGGTTATGCAGAACTCCATCACCTCCGTCTTCCGCCAGCGCGCCGAGCGAAACCGTTACCGCCTGGAAGGGCTCCGCTTCGGGACCACGCTCCGCTTCGTGCCTGGGAGGGTTTCGCAGGGGTTCCTCTCCGGCAACGGACTCGATCGGATTCGCTCCCAGCCCAGGCCTGCCGTTCGCCCGCCCAGGATAGCTCTC ATTTTAGGGCACATGACAATCGATCCCCAGTCACTGATGTTGGTTACTGTGATTCGGAATCTACAGAAGTTGGGTTATGTTTTCAAG ATATTTGCAGTAGGGCATGGGAAGGCCCACTCAATATGGGAAAGCATAGGTGGTGGAATCTCTCGTTTGAATACAGAGAAGCAAGGCCTGATTGATTGGTCAAT TTTTGAAGGTATCATTGTTGGCTCCCTAGAAGCAAGAGAAGCCATGTCAAG CCTTATGCAGGAGCCTTTTTGTTCAATACCATTGATATGGATTATTCAAGAAGATAGCCTTTCAAGTCGCCTTCCAGTTTATGAGCAAATGGGTTGGGAGCATCTTGTTTCTCATTGGAGAAACGCTTTTAGCAGAGCCAGTGTTGTTGTGTTTCCAGATTTTACTTATCCG ATGCTATATAGTGGAGTTGATACTGGAAACTTGTTTGTGATTCCTGGATCACCAGTGGATGTGTGGGCTGCAGAAAGGTATCGTGAGACCCATGGAAAGGATCAACTAAGGGAACTTAGTGGATTTGATAAATATGATATGGTAATTCTAGTTGTTGGGAGCTCAGTCTTCTATGATGAACTATCTTGGGACTATGCTGTTGCAATGCATTCCATAGGGCCTCTGCTGACAAAATATGCTAGGAGGAATGATGCAACTGAGtcatataaatttgttttcttatgcGGCAATTCTACTGATGGTTCAGACGACGCTCTACAG GAAGTTGCTTCACGTTTGGGACTTCATAAAGGTTCCGTAAGGCATTATGGCTTGAATGGTGATGTGAATAGTGTGTTACTAATGGCTGATATCATCCTATATGGTTCTGCACAGGAGGTGCAAGGTTTTCCTCCATTATTAATCAGAGCAATGACTTTTGAAATTCCTGTTATTGCACCTGATTTTCcagtgttaaaaaaatat ATTGTGGATGGAGAACATGGGATATTTTTTCCTAAACAAAATCCTGAAGCGCTGATGACTGCTTTTTCACTTTTGATTTCAAATGGAAGACTTTCTAAATTTGCTAAAGCCATTGGATCATCTGGAAGGCGACTTGCTAAAAATGTATTATCTTTGGATTGCATAACTGGCTATGCAAGGCTTCTGGAGAATGTACTCAGTTTTCCCTCAGATGCTTTACTGCCTGGTCCTGTTTCTGAGATTCAACAGGGGTCATGGGAATGGGATTTATTACAGAATGAAATAAACCTAGGCATTCACTGGTCAAATGTGGATGGTGAATTTTTCAACGGAAAAGTTTCTGTTGTTTATGCTCTTGAGCTTGAGTTGGGAGGTCTTAATTATTCAACTAGCGTCTTTGAGAATGGAACAGAGTTTTCAGAGCAAAATGAATTAACCCAATTGGATTGGGATGTTTTGAGAGAGATTGAAATATCCGAAGAGAATGAAATGTTTGAAACTGAAGAG GTTGAAGAGAGAATGGAGAAAGATATTGGTGTATGGGATAATATATATCGTAATGCTAGAAAATCTGAGAAACTTAAGTTTGAAGTCAATGAGAGGGATGTAGGGGAGCTCGAGAGAACTGGACAACCTGTGTGCATATATGAGATATACAATGGTGCAGGAGTGTGGCCATTTTTGCACCATGGCTCTCTCTATCGTGGGTTAAGCCTT TCTAGAAGAGGACAGAGACAAAGTTCTGATGATGTGGATGCAGTTGGTCGTTTGCCTCTTTTGAATGACACATATTATCAGGAGATTCTCTGCGAAATGGGAGGAATGTTTGCTATTGCAAATAGGGTGGATAACATTCACAGGAGGCCTTGGATTGGGTTTCAATCATGGCGTGCTGCTGGTAGGAAG GTAGCATTGTCAAGGAAAGCTGAAAAGGTTCTGGAACAGAGAATGCAAGAGAATTCTAGAGGAgatgtaatatatttttggggacatttggaaaTGGATCTGAGTATCATAGGAAAGAACAATGCAATTTCTTTTTGGTACATGTGTGACATCTTAAATGGAGGCAATTGCAG AACTGTTTTTCAAGATGGCTTCCGCCAGATGTATGCATTGCCCCCTGATGTTGAAGCACTGCCCCCCATGCCTGAAGATGGTGGTTATTGGTCAGCACTGCACAGCTGGGTGATGCCAACCCCTTCTTTCTTAGAGTTCATAATGTTCTCTcg GATGTTTGTTGATTCCATTGATGCTCTACGCAGAGACTCCAGTAAATATGGCTTGTGCTTGTTAGGGTCTTCGGAGATTGAG ACGAAGCACTGCTACTGTCGAGTGTTGGAACTTCTCATCAATGTATGGGCTTATCATAGTGCACGAAGGATGGTATACATAAATCCTAACACTGGTTCTACGGAAGAGCAGCACCCAATTGAACAACGGAAGGGTTTTATGTGGGtaaaattcttcaatttttcaTTGTTGAAGAGTATGGACGAAGATCTAGCAGAGGCTGCAGATGATGGTGATCACCCAAGGGACATGTGGTTGTGGCCAATGACAGGTGAGGTACACTGGCACGGGATTTATGAAAGGGAGAGGGAAGAAAGATACAGgctaaaaatggataaaaaaagaaaaacaaaagagaaattatttgaaagaatGAAGTATGGTTACAAGCAGAAATCACTTGGAAGATAA
- the LOC114192635 gene encoding uncharacterized protein LOC114192635, producing MMHSVRGGLGQTFALAKHNESEGRKTRIRRSKEERKAMVESFIKKYQHSNNGNFPSLNLTHKEVGGSFYTVREIIRDIIQENRVLGPAKFTLEELNTDKFFEQNPLGSIARVPETFSTASSNENHCEPDKVLDRNKTTISVSDGSYTEVVDQVVDKGQVISFGHIDVTDKEPIEAVVVAEGRDTRAEHPVVDQGHPKNVSRIDVTNNESVDTSVVSDGCCTGNEYKIVDNGHVLNDSQVNIGNKESNEIAIPEMQLSNSSTLKPKVEQELAAAKKPMTKVNAATEDLIVETFPLSSGSMTSDGIRSPEGLMDSGNSAETDMKMLELRQGEEKSELNGVEPSKNFNLLDKKFEDAPGNQILKNTSNTGLDKEERQDVSEESSNHTTHKQHYEFEDRIDSQVEVSHKNTITIDQSKNTDGVKTNTQTNYLTKTSSEEDDDLLKADKHIVDGQLGGNSQRSGTTVDRIHLESWDGAAKNSGKREPNPLLAAWKVFVDAFVKFWSV from the exons ATGATGCATTCTGTAAGGGGTGGCTTGGGGCAAACGTTTGCGCTTGCTAAGCATAATGAATCGGAAGGGAGAAAGACTCGGATTCGGCGCTCCAAGGAGGAAAGAAAGGCAATGGTGGAATCCTTTATAAAGAA ATACCAACATTCAAACAACGGAAACTTTCCATCACTTAATCTTACACATAAAGAAGTTGGTGGCTCTTTCTACACAGTACGGGAGATTATACGTGATATAATTCAAGAAAACAGAGTGTTGGGTCCTGCTAAGTTCACTTTAGAAGAGCTAAACACTGATAAATTTTTTGAACAAAATCCGCTGGGTTCAATTGCCAGAGTTCCCGAAACTTTTTCGACTGCATCTTCAAATGAAAATCATTGCGAACCTGACAAGGTTCTGGATAGAAATAAAACAACGATTTCTGTTTCTGATGGGTCTTATACTGAAGTTGTGGACCAGGTGGTTGACAAAGGGCAAGTCATAAGTTTTGGTCACATAGACGTGACAGACAAGGAACCTATTGAAGCTGTTGTTGTTGCTGAGGGGCGTGATACTAGAGCTGAGCATCCAGTGGTTGACCAAGGGCATCCCAAGAATGTTAGCCGCATAGATGTTACGAACAATGAATCTGTTGACACTTCTGTGGTTTCTGATGGATGTTGCACTGGAAATGAGTACAAAATTGTTGACAACGGGCATGTCTTAAATGATAGCCAGGTGAATATAGGAAATAAGGAATCAAATGAAATTGCTATTCCTGAGATGCAGTTAAGTAATTCTTCTACACTCAAACCGAAAGTTGAACAAGAGTTGGCAGCTGCCAAAAAACCAATGACTAAAGTAAATGCTGCGACAGAAGACTTAATAGTCGAGACATTTCCACTAAGCTCTGGTTCTATGACTAGTGATGGAATAAGAAGTCCTGAAGGGTTGATGGACTCAGGTAATTCAGCAGAAACTGATATGAAAATGTTGGAATTGAGACAAGGCGAGGAAAAGTCTGAATTAAATGGTGTAGAGCCCTCGAAGAATTTCAATTTACTGGACAAGAAATTTGAGGATGCTCCTGgaaatcaaatattaaagaaCACCTCTAACACTGGGCTTGATAAGGAGGAGAGGCAAGATGTATCTGAAGAAAGCTCCAATCATACTACCCACAAGCAACATTATGAATTTGAAGACCGCATTGATTCTCAAGTTGAAGTATCCCATAAAAATACCATAACCATCGACCAAAGCAAGAACACAGATGGAGTTAAG ACAAATACTCAAACCAATTACCTCACCAAGACATCATCAGAGGAAGACGATGACCTGCTAAAAGCCGATAAACATATAGTTGATGGTCAACTTGGTGGCAACTCTCAGAGAAGCGGCACAACTGTGGATAGGATACATCT AGAATCGTGGGATGGAGCAGCTAAGAATTCCGGAAAGCGAGAACCCAACCCTCTTTTAGCTGCTTGGAAAGTTTTTGTTGAtgcttttgtaaaattttggtCGGTATAA